One window of Elusimicrobiota bacterium genomic DNA carries:
- the rplK gene encoding 50S ribosomal protein L11: protein MAKKVKTQIKLQIPAGAANPAPPVGPALGQHGVNIMDFCKQFNERTKTMEAGMTIPAVITVYEDRSFTFITKMPPVSSLLKKAAGLAKGSGEPNKNKVGKITHKQAKEIATAKMPDLNASTVDAAVRMVEGTARSMGIEIVEG, encoded by the coding sequence ATGGCGAAGAAGGTCAAGACGCAGATCAAGCTGCAGATCCCGGCCGGGGCCGCGAACCCCGCGCCGCCCGTGGGGCCCGCGCTCGGCCAGCACGGCGTGAACATCATGGACTTCTGCAAGCAGTTCAACGAGCGCACGAAGACCATGGAAGCCGGGATGACCATCCCGGCGGTCATCACCGTCTACGAGGACCGGTCGTTCACCTTCATCACGAAGATGCCGCCCGTCTCCTCGCTCCTCAAGAAGGCCGCGGGCCTCGCCAAGGGCTCGGGTGAGCCGAACAAGAACAAGGTCGGCAAGATCACCCACAAGCAGGCGAAGGAGATCGCGACCGCCAAGATGCCGGACCTCAACGCGAGCACCGTCGATGCGGCCGTCCGCATGGTCGAGGGCACCGCGCGGTCGATGGGCATCGAGATCGTCGAGGGCTGA